The following nucleotide sequence is from Campylobacter anatolicus.
TCTCCTTTAGTAGACTATTGACCTTATTTGGATTAAAAGCACCTTTGCCCTCTTTCATAACCTGGCCGACGAAAAAGCCAAACATCTTATCTTTGCCTGCTTTGTATTCGGCGATTTTATCAGTATTTTCATTTAAAATTTTATCTATTATAGTTAGTATCGCACCATCGTCACTAACTTGCTTTAAGCCAAGCTTTTCTATGATATTATCCACATTTTCATTTGGATTTTCAAGCAGATAATCAAGAACCTCTTTCCCGGCCTTGCCACTTATCGTGCCATCTTCTATGCGAGTTAAAAGCTCTATCATCATTATACTATTAACCGGACTTGTCTCAATAGTAACGCCATTTTTAAGACGTCCTAGAAGCTCAACTAAAAGCCAAGTAACGCAAAGCTTAGGTGAAATTTTAGCTGCTACAAGATCTTCAAAATACCTAGCCATCTCAGCCGTACTTACTAAATTTATGGCATCGTCTTCTTTTATGCCAAACTCTTTTTGGTAACGCACAACTTTCTCGTCGGCTAACTCAGGTATCTTTATTGCCTCATTATACATCTCATCTTCAACGATAACAGGTAGTAAGTCAGGGTCTGGAAAGTAGCGATATTCTGCACTATCTTCTTTACCACGCATTGAGCGAGTTACTAAATTTACAGTATCAAAAAGTCGTGTTTCTTGATAAACCTCATCATCATATTTACCGCTCTGCCAAGCCTCACTTTGGCGTTCAACTTCATAATCAATTGCTTTTTGAATAAATTTAAATGAGTTTAGGTTCTTTATCTCAACACGGGTATAAAGTCTTGTATCGCCCTTTGGACGAATACTCACGTTTGCATCGCAACGAAAGCTACCTTCTTGCATATTTGCATCGCTTATGTTTAAAAATCGTAAAATTGAATGTAGCTTTTTAAGGTATGCCACCGCTTCATCACTACTACGCATATC
It contains:
- the gatB gene encoding Asp-tRNA(Asn)/Glu-tRNA(Gln) amidotransferase subunit GatB, which gives rise to MFEVVIGLEVHTQLNTKTKIFCSCSTSFGDEPNTHVCPTCLALPGALPVLNKEAVKKAISFGTAVNAKINKKSIFNRKNYFYPDLPKAYQISQFEVPIVENGELYIDVNGEKKRIGITRAHLEEDAGKNIHEDDHSLVDLNRAGTPLLEIVSEPDMRSSDEAVAYLKKLHSILRFLNISDANMQEGSFRCDANVSIRPKGDTRLYTRVEIKNLNSFKFIQKAIDYEVERQSEAWQSGKYDDEVYQETRLFDTVNLVTRSMRGKEDSAEYRYFPDPDLLPVIVEDEMYNEAIKIPELADEKVVRYQKEFGIKEDDAINLVSTAEMARYFEDLVAAKISPKLCVTWLLVELLGRLKNGVTIETSPVNSIMMIELLTRIEDGTISGKAGKEVLDYLLENPNENVDNIIEKLGLKQVSDDGAILTIIDKILNENTDKIAEYKAGKDKMFGFFVGQVMKEGKGAFNPNKVNSLLKEKLS